The Flavobacterium sp. HJ-32-4 genome contains a region encoding:
- a CDS encoding DoxX family protein has protein sequence MTSQQNTSKTHNIALWVAQVLVALTFLMGGAMKLGQPIEALSAQLPWTGGVNPMLVRILGGIDVLGGLGLLLPHFLKKPQLTAWAAYGGLLLMVSAIVFHLLRGESNVIGFNIFLIVLLGLIAWGRRNS, from the coding sequence ATGACATCGCAACAAAACACTTCCAAAACACACAATATCGCCCTATGGGTGGCTCAGGTCCTCGTCGCACTCACCTTCCTCATGGGCGGCGCAATGAAACTCGGGCAGCCCATCGAAGCCCTTTCTGCCCAACTACCCTGGACCGGAGGCGTGAACCCGATGCTGGTGCGTATACTCGGCGGTATCGACGTTCTCGGCGGACTCGGACTGCTGCTGCCGCATTTCCTGAAAAAACCACAACTGACTGCCTGGGCCGCTTACGGCGGACTGCTGCTCATGGTAAGCGCCATCGTTTTCCACCTTTTGCGTGGAGAAAGCAACGTAATCGGGTTCAACATTTTCCTGATTGTATTACTGGGGCTGATTGCATGGGGCCGCCGCAACAGCTAG
- a CDS encoding histidine kinase has product MRVTVFLLLLPFAVSGQLDGLVNYAQEQGLNAAFTYRITQDQKGFIWIGSDNGLFRFDGVQFRHYDRSDGLLNIDVLLAVPLAGDQLFVEAFRNDFFVIDKGRVRTAKDVPGLARIPLPVVGTHHLIATQEVKTALLVDKMDAKEAFRYEGGKIRSVRFRFPAGFTKGRYDVITFPGSDTVVFVSKQQRVNSWTADCVTGKVSYHGNWKRFPTSSQGIDRYRVVSFERRELWLQDRRRLDAYASHTFPTEVMATWSTGRYLWAALSTGGVAVFNMETDPGLKAPRFLLNDYLVQHALLDADGNAWFSTRNNGIFFLPARSFQSFLSGATRRDQRGVSVMASFSDVFFTGYSDGTFSTRVNDEVRFGSVGESRYEVRGIWGDDRFLIVGKSQGCFRVDRQTGAKKEVRPLENNSSAIKNIVPYGKDHVLICSGRCILGYDYVRDQADFRINQNAYCAAWLDDNRLLVGDFRDIYLHDRRTGKKALFLSGYYASDIQRVSATRFVCATNGYGVVFFDSNKNVYRLTTRDGLPSDQVRRVRIERKGVYWACTTSGLCRIEQVGNHYNIRVFTRADGLPSDRIADCVVLRDTVFAGTAAGLVALPIKSLLGQSSFIDKKVIVNSVSAGETTWDMPSGVTTQYPNNTVVFNFSFLDYLSKGKIGYRYRIEGLDTKWQETTSSRIILNTLPPGRYRLVVYGLGYNGKRSKEATVIPIEIQPRFWQTWGFYLLGSTVFFGLLFVLLLYLLRRRRDKRLRELLYSQKVAELELQAVKAQMNPHFVYNCLNSIQYLLLKEDYPNTERYLGAFSRLIRATLHYSEQTFLAVREEVAYLELYLSMEKLRFRERFSYHIRCAEGVNPETKVPSLLIQPFVENALKHGIGSLPESEPGLLEVLFEQKEADLCVMIRDNGPGLSKEDLEKPSSFGLRIAGKRIETYEQLFGSRIRLEVVDRRGEGQTGLEIRLFITTT; this is encoded by the coding sequence ATGCGGGTTACCGTTTTCTTGTTGCTTCTGCCTTTTGCCGTATCAGGGCAGTTGGACGGACTGGTGAATTACGCCCAGGAACAGGGACTTAACGCCGCGTTTACCTATCGGATCACACAAGACCAGAAAGGCTTTATCTGGATCGGCAGCGACAACGGCTTATTTCGTTTTGACGGCGTGCAGTTCCGGCATTATGACCGCAGTGATGGGCTGTTGAATATCGATGTCCTCCTGGCTGTTCCGCTTGCCGGCGACCAGCTTTTCGTGGAAGCCTTCCGGAATGATTTTTTTGTCATCGATAAAGGACGCGTGCGTACGGCGAAAGACGTGCCCGGACTTGCCCGTATCCCGTTGCCCGTGGTAGGTACCCACCATCTTATTGCCACACAGGAAGTTAAAACAGCACTCCTCGTCGATAAGATGGACGCAAAAGAGGCCTTTCGGTATGAAGGCGGAAAGATCAGGAGCGTGCGCTTCCGCTTTCCCGCCGGATTCACAAAAGGACGCTATGATGTCATTACATTTCCCGGATCGGATACGGTCGTTTTTGTATCCAAGCAGCAGCGGGTAAATTCGTGGACCGCAGATTGCGTGACCGGGAAGGTATCGTACCACGGCAATTGGAAGCGTTTTCCAACCAGTTCACAGGGTATTGACCGTTACCGGGTTGTATCGTTTGAGCGCAGGGAATTATGGTTGCAGGATAGGAGGCGTCTTGATGCCTACGCGTCGCATACCTTTCCAACCGAAGTGATGGCCACCTGGTCGACGGGGCGCTACCTGTGGGCCGCGTTGTCAACCGGTGGTGTTGCGGTATTCAACATGGAGACGGACCCCGGACTGAAGGCACCGCGTTTCCTTCTCAACGACTATCTGGTGCAGCATGCCTTGCTGGATGCCGACGGGAATGCCTGGTTCTCGACCCGTAACAACGGTATCTTTTTTCTCCCGGCCCGTTCCTTCCAGAGTTTCCTTTCGGGTGCCACAAGACGGGATCAGCGCGGGGTTTCGGTGATGGCGTCCTTTTCGGATGTTTTTTTTACAGGATACAGCGATGGTACGTTTAGCACGAGGGTAAACGACGAGGTGCGTTTTGGATCGGTGGGGGAGAGTAGATATGAGGTGCGCGGTATCTGGGGCGACGACCGCTTCCTGATAGTGGGTAAATCGCAAGGTTGCTTTCGCGTTGACCGCCAAACCGGTGCAAAAAAGGAAGTACGTCCGTTGGAGAACAACTCCTCCGCGATCAAGAACATCGTACCCTATGGGAAAGACCATGTCCTGATTTGCTCCGGCCGATGCATCCTGGGTTATGATTATGTACGCGACCAGGCCGATTTTAGGATCAACCAAAATGCCTACTGCGCCGCCTGGCTTGACGACAACCGCTTATTGGTAGGGGATTTCCGGGATATCTACCTGCACGATCGCAGGACCGGCAAAAAGGCATTATTTCTTTCCGGATACTACGCCAGTGACATCCAACGCGTAAGTGCCACCCGTTTCGTCTGCGCCACCAATGGCTATGGTGTCGTTTTTTTTGACAGCAATAAAAACGTATATCGGTTGACCACGCGGGACGGACTACCGTCAGACCAGGTACGCCGCGTGCGGATCGAACGTAAGGGCGTGTACTGGGCCTGCACGACCTCCGGACTCTGTCGCATCGAACAGGTAGGAAACCACTATAACATCCGCGTGTTCACCCGTGCAGATGGGCTTCCCTCGGACCGTATTGCCGACTGTGTGGTGTTGCGGGATACGGTTTTTGCCGGTACTGCGGCCGGACTGGTTGCCCTTCCCATTAAGTCGTTACTCGGGCAGTCATCGTTTATAGACAAGAAGGTAATTGTCAATTCGGTTTCCGCCGGTGAAACGACCTGGGATATGCCGTCGGGCGTCACGACCCAGTATCCGAACAACACGGTGGTGTTCAATTTCAGTTTCCTCGATTATCTGTCGAAGGGAAAGATCGGCTACCGTTATCGCATAGAAGGACTCGACACGAAATGGCAGGAAACCACCTCGTCGCGTATCATTCTCAATACGCTGCCGCCGGGGCGCTACCGGTTGGTGGTGTATGGACTTGGGTATAATGGCAAACGCTCGAAAGAGGCCACTGTGATTCCGATCGAGATACAGCCCCGCTTCTGGCAGACATGGGGGTTCTATTTGTTGGGTTCGACGGTGTTCTTCGGCCTGCTTTTCGTCTTGCTTCTCTATCTGCTTCGCCGCCGGCGTGACAAGCGATTGCGGGAGTTGCTGTATTCACAGAAAGTGGCGGAACTGGAGCTGCAGGCGGTGAAGGCCCAGATGAACCCGCATTTTGTATACAATTGCCTCAATTCGATACAGTACCTCCTTTTGAAGGAAGACTATCCGAATACCGAGCGCTACCTGGGTGCGTTTTCAAGGCTGATCCGGGCGACACTCCACTATTCCGAACAGACGTTTCTTGCGGTAAGGGAGGAAGTGGCCTATCTCGAACTCTACCTTTCAATGGAGAAACTCCGCTTTCGCGAGCGCTTCTCGTATCACATTCGGTGTGCGGAAGGCGTGAATCCGGAAACCAAAGTACCGTCGCTCCTGATACAGCCTTTTGTGGAAAACGCACTCAAGCACGGAATCGGCTCACTACCCGAATCGGAGCCCGGCCTGCTGGAAGTCCTCTTCGAACAAAAGGAAGCCGATCTGTGCGTGATGATACGTGACAACGGTCCGGGCCTGTCAAAGGAGGATTTGGAAAAACCGTCGTCATTTGGACTCCGGATCGCCGGAAAACGCATCGAAACCTATGAACAGTTGTTCGGCAGCCGCATCCGGTTGGAGGTGGTGGACAGAAGAGGAGAAGGGCAGACCGGACTTGAAATACGCTTATTTATTACCACTACATGA
- a CDS encoding Crp/Fnr family transcriptional regulator — protein MHEQLITYIEERLERPLGDDDISCIKEAFVIRKLRRHQYLLQQGDVCNWAGFIVKGALRLYSVDETGRENVLGLMIENWWAGDRESFLNGTPSPYSIDALEPTEILLVNKEAHLAKLRDRPFMKELIRILTERQAIQLLRRVHTTKTMTAEQRLADLENTYPEFLQRFPQRLLASYLGMTKETFSRVKASSIRQGSTPKR, from the coding sequence ATGCACGAACAGCTTATCACCTATATTGAAGAACGCTTGGAACGCCCCCTGGGGGACGACGACATTTCGTGTATCAAAGAGGCTTTTGTCATACGGAAGTTACGCCGGCACCAATACCTGCTTCAGCAAGGCGACGTGTGTAATTGGGCGGGGTTTATCGTTAAGGGGGCCCTACGCCTGTATTCGGTTGACGAAACCGGCCGCGAGAACGTATTGGGGCTGATGATCGAAAACTGGTGGGCCGGAGACCGCGAGAGCTTTTTAAACGGGACGCCCTCTCCTTATTCCATAGACGCCCTTGAACCGACCGAAATACTGTTGGTCAACAAAGAAGCACACCTGGCGAAACTCCGGGATCGGCCATTCATGAAAGAACTTATACGTATCCTCACCGAACGACAAGCCATCCAACTCCTGCGTCGCGTACATACGACCAAAACCATGACCGCCGAACAACGGCTGGCGGATTTGGAAAACACCTATCCGGAGTTTTTGCAACGCTTCCCGCAGCGGCTGCTGGCATCCTATCTGGGTATGACAAAGGAAACTTTCAGCCGGGTCAAGGCCAGCTCGATTCGTCAGGGCAGCACGCCAAAACGTTGA